A single region of the Vibrio cyclitrophicus genome encodes:
- a CDS encoding Hpt domain-containing protein has protein sequence MTKVLNQQKVDELACEIGQENVPVLLEIFLGELKGYYEHLEINKESDTSKYLADISHALKSSAASFGADALCSFAISLDAKVKQALPVTEVDFQDMQELLLSTYTEYQQLMTDL, from the coding sequence ATGACGAAAGTATTAAATCAGCAAAAAGTTGATGAGCTTGCCTGCGAAATAGGGCAAGAGAATGTCCCGGTTTTACTGGAGATCTTTTTAGGTGAGTTGAAAGGCTACTACGAACACCTAGAGATAAACAAAGAGTCGGATACCTCTAAGTACTTGGCTGATATAAGTCATGCACTTAAGAGCAGCGCAGCAAGCTTTGGTGCGGATGCTTTGTGTAGTTTTGCGATTAGCTTGGACGCAAAAGTGAAGCAAGCGTTGCCTGTGACAGAGGTTGATTTTCAAGATATGCAGGAGCTTCTGCTATCGACTTATACTGAATATCAACAGTTGATGACTGATCTCTAA